A genomic window from Phyllopteryx taeniolatus isolate TA_2022b chromosome 2, UOR_Ptae_1.2, whole genome shotgun sequence includes:
- the spata17 gene encoding spermatogenesis-associated protein 17 isoform X1, translating into MAELLQIQSVLEEFRKLHFYKARLAEATRRAEYQAAIRIQSMLRGYRVRFYIRRLHEKAVIIQKIWRGFRARARCRQMVMAKYVIMKMNFYNEMAVRIQRRWRGFYVRKYIHSFYSRKSYLERLSRTNELVRREMDELEELQKRERFCLKKVNEQKAKVYQAYRWHHLLSTKQCPGVFNSPFRLAPHEMELLLRQVKYLAPTMLVPKDYGHLIPAAPTHSSFDGTVESQRSKTRACCSPRPILPRITSTKQQVQIRDPGEMWEQNVRFPEQTVSLQNSYAHLEEAQSDLRFYSGTQGPESMRHLDHSSHALPHPENAKNLT; encoded by the exons TCACTTTTACAAAGCAAG gtTAGCTGAGGCAACCAGACGTGCGGAATATCAGGCTGCTATCCGAATTCAGAGCATGCTCCGAGGCTACAGGGTGCGCTTTTACATCAG GCGTCTGCATGAGAAGGCGGTCATTATACAGAAGATATGGCGGGGCTTCAGAGCAAGGGCACGTTGCAGACAAATGGTGATG GCAAAATATGTTATCATGAAGATGAATTTCTACAATGAGATGGCGGTCAGG ATCCAGCGAAGGTGGCGAGGATTCTATGTGCGAAAGTACATCCATAGCTTCTATTCACGCAAGAGCTATCTGGAAAGACTATCCAGAACAAACGAATTagtaag gAGAGAGATGGATGAACTTGAAGAGCTCCAGAAACGAGAGAGATTCTGTCTGAAAAAGGTGAACGAGCAGAAAGCCAAAGTCTACCAAGCTTACAGATGGCACCACCTCCTCAGCACAAAACAG TGCCCAGGGGTCTTCAACTCTCCATTCAGGCTGGCCCCCCATGAGATGGAGTTACTACTGAGGCAAGTCAAGTACCTGGCCCCCACCATGCTAGTCCCTAAGGACTATGGTCATCTCATTCCTGCAGCTCCAACACACTCCAGTTTTGATGGGACTGTCGAATCCCAAAGGAGCAAAACAAGAGCCTGCTGTTCCCCCAGGCCTATACTTCCCCGCATCACTAGCACAAAACAGCAG GTCCAGATCAGAGACCCCGGAGAGATGTGGGAGCAAAATGTACGTTTTCCTGAGCAGACTGTAAGTCTGCAGAACTCGTACGCACACCTGGAAGAGGCTCAGAGTGATTTGCGATTCTACAGTGGCACACA AGGACCAGAAAGTATGCGCCATTTGGACCATAGCAGTCATGCCCTTCCTCATCCAGAAAATGCCAAGAACCTCACATAG